One window of the Chryseotalea sp. WA131a genome contains the following:
- a CDS encoding type II toxin-antitoxin system RelE/ParE family toxin yields MARKIIWAKKAALEKDAILAYWLKRNQSNVYPKKLSTLFHQATKWLSKNPLTGRRTSAEGVRVKVVRDYLLFYKFDDKTVFVLAIWDMRRDPAKRPFKL; encoded by the coding sequence ATGGCTCGGAAGATAATTTGGGCTAAGAAGGCAGCCTTAGAGAAAGACGCTATTCTAGCGTATTGGTTAAAACGAAATCAAAGTAATGTCTATCCAAAAAAACTAAGCACTCTTTTTCATCAGGCCACCAAATGGCTTTCAAAAAACCCATTAACAGGAAGAAGAACATCTGCTGAAGGTGTTCGGGTAAAAGTGGTTCGTGATTACCTTTTATTCTACAAATTCGATGATAAAACCGTGTTTGTTCTTGCTATTTGGGATATGAGAAGAGACCCAGCAAAAAGGCCTTTCAAATTGTAA